From Quercus lobata isolate SW786 chromosome 11, ValleyOak3.0 Primary Assembly, whole genome shotgun sequence:
GTTGAAAATACTGAGTACCACTATTCGAAGTGGGCTTGGGCTATTTTTTTGAGCTCTTACATACAATTTGGGTAGCATctagttacaacttacaatgtAAGGGGAGAATTATTAGGTACTTTGGGAATATGATAATGTAATGTGTTATTCTCTAGTGTACTAATTAAATTTGTGATGAAATTTAATCATGAATATGAGAAGAAGAAACATCATATTAATGTATTTTAGTAGTATCTAATAATTGTCAAAAGATGTTGAAATCAAGAAGTATTTTAAAAGTGTCTAATAATTGTCAAAAGAAGTTGAAATCAAACTTCTTGCTTTATAACATTAAGATTCACAAggtactaatttttatttattttttagttaacgTACTAGTTGAACTATAAAATGAGAAGATAACTCAAATCATCATATAGTTGCATTGATCAACCTCATGTTTTTAATAGTGACGTCcaaaatataatatagaaaaacGCAGAAACACCTCTAATTTTGGGAACAAAATTGAATGGATTATGTGATTTtctaatatgaatttagaaatccataaattttgaaaaatatctaGATCGATCATTCtcttaatattttgttttcattaaaaattaaaataaaatataaattatttcttcttcttttcttatgCTCTTTTTGCATAAGaggaataaatatatatattttttaatttcattgctTCTATTTCAAATTAGAAGATCAAGAGATTACtttgattattttcattttttattttattttgctaaCTAgaggtttgtttgattttgatccAAAGTTCAGTGAGTGcttttatattttacaattttatcattgtgtttatatttaaaattaactacattatcatttaaagaaaatatgatgtgataaaattataattgaaagtgtgtatatagaaaatttaataagaaatccttacaaaatttaaactcaaataaaatgtatattaaaataatgatatgCATAAATGTGGCCTTCCAAAAGCTTACGTATCAACATTGAAAGAAATCAATCTAAAGTCAAAACTTTAAATTATATGTACATAACTTAATAagatatctaaaaaatacatgtGACTACAACCCACCCTTGTAGCTGTGATGATACCTCACCAAGCACTAAGTGGATAGATGTTTATTGGGGGAGGGGTCGAGTTGTAAGGTCAACAACATATTAAtgtatgtattttttagaaGCACATACATTGGTACGGATATAACATGTGATACAAGcaatttctgaaaaaattaTAGCACGATACAATGAGTATGACACTGGTACGACACGGATACAATACTCCAAATGAAGCATCCGTGCTTCCTAGTGTATTTCTAACAACCTTAggagagggggaaaaaagatgACTGGTTATTTCTGTCAGTGCTGTTAGGGCACTGaaggaaaggactaaaatggatggcgtttttctaaatagggactaaaagcggagAAAATAAAAGGTAGGGACCAAGGTGAgaatcgcctgaaaatgtaggAACAAAAATATGATTTTCCCCCAAAAATATATACAGAACAATACAACAATTGACAAACAATTAACTTGCTTTggtcgaaaaaaatacaaatgtcACAGTTTGAGGCCGTACATTTCTTCTGATTTTAGCCTCATTGAGCACAGAATCACAATTTATCTTTGCCTAGAAAAGATATAATGTAATGTCaatgtttttttataatttgtaaattCTGTAGGCTAGAACCATGAATTTGATTCCTGCCAAATTTATTTACCATTTTGTTCATGTGGATTCCTAAACTAAGCAGCCCTCAGCTTTTCCAATTTGCCCTGATCCAAATCTCCCTGACCCAAATCTTCAGAGTAAAGCATGCCATTGGGAGACAGAAGGCGCCGAAGTGAGAGGAAAAACCGAGCCtggaaaacaaaaattgcatGTAGGCAAAGAAGTTCAATTAGATAGTGTAACACATATGCAAGCAGGGGATGTAACTCTTACCCATTGAAATCCAATAAGAACGAACCAATAGCCTGTCAGACCATATCCCCTACTGGTCACAAGCTGGGGAAAAGAAAGATAGGAGGGACTTGTTAATGCATTGTGAGCTAAAGAACATGTAAAAAGGACACCAGAAGAGCAAGAAACAGATCTGTACCAATAGTACAAGTGAAGCTACAGAAAAGCATCCGCTCATTGACAAACTAAGAAATTTAAGATCCCGTCCAGCCTGCAGAAAGAGCAaactttatttataatttgacaAGTGACTTTTAGCCCCAAGGCGAGGAGAGGGGGAAGGAATACAGACACTTCAATGTTAGAGTTTGTGCATATCTTATGCAAGTAACTTCACCATATTAAAATGCATTTGATCATGAATTGAATGGGGCCTCCATCTCAGCAGAGCCATTTTCATTAGCAGGTCTAGGTTCACATTTCAGGCCGGCATGGTGTTGGGGAAATTATGCATCACAAAACCATGATAATGTGGGCTAGGGCTTTCTTGCTATAATCGGGAATTACAACAGGATTCCCTAAATTCAGCTATATGTAATTCATTGAGCAAGAAACGCAACCAAATTAATGGTGGTTAAACATATTCCGGTGGTATAGgtgtttccaaaaacaaaaggagacCATGATATAAGGGTAACGACATTCATAACTTATTTCTTGTGAAGAACTTATTTATTTGTGATAGTACTTTATGAGTATAAGATAGGGGAAAAGCATAATTGTGTATGCCCACCTTGTCCCACATATGCAACCATTTAATAGTTGGAAAGAGGAAATATAGTAAATAAGTAGCCAACAGTGAACACCAAGTGGCCAAATCATGCACAAACTGCAAAGAACCCTGTGCTTTGTTTGGGGCTGCGGGGAATTCCTTGATCAATATAGTGCAGGCCCCTTTTTTTGGCTTAAAAACAAGTGAGGGAAAGGGATTGAACCCAAGTTCTCCTCTATGGGAGGACCGGGCAATACCATTGATCCACAAAGCTTTAAGATGTCATGAATATACACAAGGGGGGTATACATTAGACCTTTTTGTGACCGTATAATTCAGGCAACTACTGTAATTATGAGAAAGCAGGAGAAAAAACCAAGTCTTTAAAGAGAGCCTTCTATTTCATCCCCATGTTCTGAACAAACTCCACAATACTCGGCATAGCACCACTAAAAGATAAACAGAGTGGATACCTCAACTGGCACCTTAAATAGACATGACTCTTATATCTAGTTTCAGCAAGCTATGGTCCAAAAATAAGCAAATGACTCATAAGAAAAACACAACGAAGTTCACATTAAAGTAAAACCAAGCATACCAGCAATGTTCCCTCAAGGCTGAGAGTTGGGGGTGTGACAGCTAATGCCATGAAGAATGGAATAAGAACTTGGTGCATCTGCAAGGATACAAGATTAAACGTTAACAAGAATCAGATGAAACATACATGACcatctgcaaaaaattttgaaagagtaTATGTTGTCCTCAGAATATCTGCACCTTAAATTAATTTCCTCTACCTTTAACTCAGAACTTAAATAAGATTATATATAATGTTAGTCAAAATTAAGGTAAAAAACATGAAATACCAAGGAAACAACACAGACCTGATAACTGTCCAGGTGTGAGAGCAATGGTAATTTTAGCTTTCTCAGATTTATTTCTGTTATAATACTTTTTGAAATGATAGAAATCCATGTATGAAATATCACTAAAAAAGATGAATAGTCAGCATAAAAGCACTTGTCACAACCCATTTAATACAACATAATTAGGCCAaaagcaaaaaagttcaaaagacCCATAAAAATATTGATACTACTCATAACAGACAAACTCAAAAGGCAAGAACTAACCTCATGTATGACATTCTGATCCTGTGTAAATATTCTGGGGAACAACCAAGGAACAGATGTTCCTACAACCCCTAATAGCAATCCAAGTATTGCTCCAATGATGACTAGAGATTTTAGCAACATTCGAGCCTGTTTGATTTAACTAACCACTCAGAATACtctcaacaaacaaaaataactataaattattatgtatatatatgtatatatatatatatatagagagagagagagagagagagagagagagagaatcaagaGATGGGGACCTTAAATTAATCATTCATCAACAAGATGTGAGATAAAACATGATTGTGCAGTAACACTACAACCAAGAACTTAGAAGACTGTAGCATcattaaaaacagaaaaaaaaaatttgctaacCTTTTCCAAACTTCGATGAACTCCATATATTAACTCAGGCATAAATGACTGAGCGGTTTGAGCTAAAGGTTCACCCCATACTGTACATGTGAGGAATGTTTGAAACATGACCTAGAGTAAAGGGTTATTTGTCAATGCAAATGACCATCAGTTTTCTACATAAAGGAAGTCAAAGAAGGGAAGATAGTATTTAGAACTCAAGTGTGGGCAAAACTAACTTGATGAGCGGCCATGGAGTAGGTGCCCAGAGACGCGGCAAAATATGTGAGGAGGGAGAAGAAAGCcacctaaaaaattaaaatatctcaGATACAAAGAGATGATCACATGAGACCAGATACAGCTACAGAATTGAGTAATACAATATAATGTAACCTTAGACATCATTGTTAAAAACACCGGAGCAGCAAGCCCAAGTACTGTCAGAAGTTCATCAGGTGATGGAACAGAGATGGAAAATGCATTGTACCCTTTCTTGTTCAGAGCTTCAATCATCATATATCCTGCAATAACCTAGAATAAATGCAGGTGAGTAGcaatataaaaagaaagcaaGTGCATATCTGCTTGGCTGCAATGAGAATTCATCAATAACAGCATAggataaataatatttaacccaaacaaaataatatataatttttcattcaacaCACCTGGGAGGCCATTGTAGCCCATGCTGCACCAGCAATACCATATCCCAAGAAACTGCACAGGACTATATCACCAATGCCATTTACAACACTAGCCACCGCCAAAGCCTTCAAAGGTCCCCAGGAATCTTTCATGCCAAGACTGGGAAACGAAAAGAGAATATCAGACACAAACTTAATGAGGCAGCAAACATTCCCAATTTCATCAAGCAGGCTAATATCTGATTTGAGATGAGCAAATTGAACTGTATCACCATCAAACACCAAGTTTCCCAACATCTTACAAACACAAATGAAACataattaatcattgttaaaaGACTTTGTTGGAAAAAGGATGCCTATAGCACTGACTAAGGCGTTCAAAAGGATGCAAATAGAACCAAATGAGGCATTTCAGAACTAAAAAAACTTGTATAGTAGTTCTAATATAGTTAACAAATAAATGTACCACCAGGTCAAGAACAAGTATAAAAAACCAGGTAAGGCATATGACCTCATTCGgtagaaaacaaaaagagataaaGCACATTATCACCTTGCACTCTGAGCAACCCATCCAACAAGAAGTGCAGGCCATGCTAAGCCTCGAATCTACCATCACAAAAGATCATATAAACAAATTAAGGGGAGTAGAACATTAAATTTTGCAGAAATGCAGCTAGAATCTTCCAACAGGTATTTGTTctcgtgaaaaaaaaaaaaaaaaaaaattcacacgCAAAATTCAGCAGCAGATCATATGAACAGCCGAGGGAAGTCagcaaagacaaaaaaatactACATACCAATGCATAGATATTGATCCATCATATTCATTCATATGATAAATATGAATAACAACAAAAGATAATTATATTACATACTTCAGATAACACCATCTTGACAACTAACAAGTATACTCAAGGTTTACAATACAAGATCATTCTCAAGTATATCTAACTTTCAAAGGAGATGGTTTTCAGAGcgaaaaaaaagggttttatatgttatttatatttaccTATTattgctcctttttcttataTAACTCTGTTTTATGGTTTAGCAGTACTGAAGCAAGAAAATCTGCACAAAAGGAGTAGCTGAAAATCctgaaattattttaagaacGCATGAAGGacttaaaaagaaattgaacCTGAACATATGTGTTTGCTGCAGGTATGAGATGTGCATTCTTTGACCCAGTAAAAGCTGAAAAGGCAAAAATAGGCAATTCATCAGTCATTGGATTTTGTCCATTTAGATGGTATATATGTTGGTGAAAAGTATCAATCAACTGAAAACCCAAAGACAATAGAACAATGAACttttcaataatataaataataaccaAAAGATGCCCCAATATTCTTCTtctggtttttttattttattttattcaatttattttcccttttttataaGTCAAAAGTTGCTCCAATTTTTATTACCAGTTAATACCCATGAACCGAAGAATCTTGTAAACAAAAGCATCAAGCAGCCACAAGTCAATCCAACAAAGAGCAAGATAGATATGTGATGCTGCACTTCTTTTTTATCCTACACCAATGACATCTTGTCAAAAAATGCAATgtgcaaaattgaaaatccaagaGAAACTgattaatacaaaataatatcCAACACCACAAAgttcacagtaaaaaaaaagaaagaaaagtaacaCGCCTATAATTCTCCCaccataaatgcaaaaaatccTTTCACCTGTTTAAGAAACTAACCTGTCTGGCAAGTGCAGTAGCAACCATATTCGAAGTAGCAATTGAGAGGAACATGAATGAATAACTCAAATAATCACATACAACTGTTGCCGGCCCTGTCATTCCaaattcacaatcaaataaaaccaTCATTCAACTCAGAAAttttcaccccccccccctcccataaaagcaaaaaaaaatgtgagcGCGAAGCTGCAAGCACTCACACACACGGAAAATTAGACCAACCTAATTATAGTATGCATGCTTAagttgaatttctttttttcaagtgaattttttttataatttgaacttCATAACTtttaaaaagctcaaaaaaatttaataaatatttcctttaaatataaATGACATGACACAATCTAAACCACGCTCACAAGCGAGTTTGCTTATATGTTGAAAGTGGGTAGAACTTAAAAGCACAGTTGTAGAATAAAAAGTGAGACTTTAAAAAACGAAAGTAAAACCAAATGAAATAGAAACAGGATCCACTCAATTTCAAATGTTGTCCATTTGGCCTATTTTATTGTTCATATTAGATTTTACCAATCTAAAAGTGTGTAGTCCTgtcactttatttaaaattttaaatgacgaGACAAAATACTGTTAGATTCAGacaaataaaaatctaaaccaTGAAATTGACAATTTCGGAAATGAAGAGGATCCTTAACTTACAGGAAGTTTATATGTACCCATTTTACTGAAAGCTTCATTTGGTCAAAGCATGTAGTTTTAAATGAAGCTctacaaataaactaaaaaaaccgAAAGCAAAAGCTGTTGCCAAACACTTAGGCCCGGTTTGGTTACGGTGTTTAAAcaactattgtttaaacactcctatatatatttctacACACTTTTTTCACCAACACATACTTTcacaaaacttaaacaatattactagaaatctcttaccaaataGGATTATTATTTCATTTGCTTATTTGTTAAGTGAAACTTAGAAAATTAAGAGAGAATAATACCTAAAGCAGCGAGCTCAATGGAGCTACCCTGACCAATAACAGCGGTGTCAATGAGACTCATCAACGGTCCGCAAATCCAAAGCGCAGTGGCGGGCCCAGTAAACATCGCAATCTCCTTCATTTGCTGCCATATACTCTGACTCTCCATTTCCGATACCTTAATCTCCGAAACAGAGGCAATATCACTGCCGTTTTCAATTTCGCGGGGGCCATTGTTATCATTGTCTCTGTTATTGCTAATGCAAGAAACAGTTACTATCCGATTCCGAAAGCTTTTCTTCGTCGTCGAAATGAGTGACAAATTAGAAGGGAAGAGAGGGATGGGAAAGcgaggtggtggtggttgtggtagtTTGTTGAAGAAGAAGGTTGGGTTTTGGAAGAGAGGACTAGTGCTGTGAGatgttagggttttgaattgCATTTTTTGGAGGCAGAGAAAACAGAGGAAACTCTGACTCAGGtgaagagaattaaaaaaattaaggaactGAACAAAGTACAACGACCGAGACAAGAGAATAACAGGTGATGAGAGAGGGAGTGGTTGCTTTTTTACTGTTCATCAGTTTCCAAAAGGAACTACGTGGACGAGTAACAGACGTTGgcggcttttttttttttttttttttaaatggtcacataacccaactttttttttttttgggagaaaatgataagaaaatttgattaatttaaatcAGATTGAAATACAATATCCAAATCACTAAATAGTTCTTCTATCCATACATCAACGTCTACAGATAAAACTACTTTTTTAGTTAGTGCGAGAGCTAACTTATTCTCCTCCCTTCGAACATGCTAGAACTGAAAAGACTGTAAATCTCACTTATTTAGTTTAGGTAGTTCTTTTACCCATATATCAGTATCTACAGATAAAACTGCTTTTCTAGCTAGTGCGTGAGCTAACTTATTCCCCTCTCTTTGAACATGCTAGAACTGACAAGACTGTAAACTTAACTTATTTAGttactctattttttatatttaataaaaaaaattggcttatttaaatatatgtcttttttttttcctggtctAAGGGAATTTACCTAAGTAATTTCAAAATGATATTCAATTAGTATTAGCAAACTATGaacaaacaaaatacacaaaataattgttttttaatagattgtaatatatttattgttgcttAGATTAATTATAGTTGCTAGGTAAAAaataatacaagaaaaaaaaaatcagctttcaaaaaaaatttataata
This genomic window contains:
- the LOC115968754 gene encoding protein DETOXIFICATION 46, chloroplastic-like, translating into MQFKTLTSHSTSPLFQNPTFFFNKLPQPPPPRFPIPLFPSNLSLISTTKKSFRNRIVTVSCISNNRDNDNNGPREIENGSDIASVSEIKVSEMESQSIWQQMKEIAMFTGPATALWICGPLMSLIDTAVIGQGSSIELAALGPATVVCDYLSYSFMFLSIATSNMVATALARQDKKEVQHHISILLFVGLTCGCLMLLFTRFFGSWVLTAFTGSKNAHLIPAANTYVQIRGLAWPALLVGWVAQSASLGMKDSWGPLKALAVASVVNGIGDIVLCSFLGYGIAGAAWATMASQVIAGYMMIEALNKKGYNAFSISVPSPDELLTVLGLAAPVFLTMMSKVAFFSLLTYFAASLGTYSMAAHQVMFQTFLTCTVWGEPLAQTAQSFMPELIYGVHRSLEKARMLLKSLVIIGAILGLLLGVVGTSVPWLFPRIFTQDQNVIHEMHQVLIPFFMALAVTPPTLSLEGTLLAGRDLKFLSLSMSGCFSVASLVLLLVTSRGYGLTGYWFVLIGFQWARFFLSLRRLLSPNGMLYSEDLGQGDLDQGKLEKLRAA